The following proteins are co-located in the Nitrospira sp. genome:
- a CDS encoding B12-binding domain-containing radical SAM protein, with protein MAKPRVLLVIPPLTQLNTPYPATAYLTGFLRSRGYETAQADLGLEMVLRLFSRSGLERAFTRIKQTDRPWRGEVQQILALEDAYLQTIQPVIAFLQGKDPMLAPHLARPGFLPEGPRFAADRRPGEGSLAASPTDTARHRATLYIEDLTDLLQSTVAPHLFLNRYAEQIMQATSSFDRIEDALTRPLSLTDELLLEALRPHLHRTVPDVVGLTIPFPGNLFGALRIAQAIKAQSPHIVVVLGGGYVNTELRRLEDPRLFRYVDYVTLDDGERPFLCLLEHLAGGRPEPLLRRTFLCRDGRVIFRDGSQEPDIPMHELGRPTYAGLPLTDYLSILDSLNPMHRLWSEGHWNKLTVAHGCYWKQCTFCDVGLNYISRYEMTPTDVLIDQIEALIQETGQRGFHFVDEAAPPAALKSLALRLLETGLTISWWGNIRFEEAFSPDLARLLAASGCIALTAGLEAASDRLLERMKKGITVDQTARVAAAFRQAGILVHAYLMYGCPGETIADTVDSLERVRQLFANHLLQSAFWHKFTATAHSPIGLNPAAEGLTILGPTFAGFAENDLRHADPNATCPPWLGEGLRAALLNYMEQAGFDIPAQRWFSHRVKPPRVTKTWLTQALATSSDVPLTAERRCVWIGGRPVIAATGRTRTRIILPTRTEDFTISLASPHTEWLLRFLHASTPSPRRTNHDYPRLAEVRDHFPVAGTRGFDRFSRSAAWQSIRQAGLLLV; from the coding sequence ATGGCCAAGCCACGCGTCCTCCTGGTTATTCCTCCGTTGACCCAACTGAATACGCCCTATCCTGCGACCGCCTACCTAACGGGATTCCTGCGTTCACGGGGATATGAGACCGCGCAAGCCGACCTCGGCCTCGAAATGGTGTTGCGCCTCTTCTCTCGATCAGGGCTGGAACGGGCGTTTACCCGCATCAAGCAGACGGATCGGCCGTGGCGAGGGGAAGTCCAACAGATCCTGGCCCTTGAAGACGCTTATCTCCAAACTATCCAGCCCGTGATCGCGTTTCTCCAAGGGAAGGACCCGATGTTAGCTCCCCACCTCGCACGCCCGGGATTTCTTCCGGAGGGCCCCCGTTTTGCCGCTGATCGTCGGCCCGGAGAAGGATCGCTCGCAGCCTCGCCGACGGACACCGCCCGGCACCGCGCCACGCTGTACATTGAGGACCTCACGGACCTCCTCCAGAGTACCGTGGCTCCCCACCTGTTTCTCAATCGTTACGCCGAACAGATCATGCAGGCCACCTCGTCATTCGACCGGATCGAGGACGCTCTGACTCGACCGCTCAGCCTCACGGACGAATTGCTGCTCGAGGCGCTCCGGCCTCATCTCCACCGGACCGTACCCGATGTCGTGGGCCTCACGATTCCCTTTCCCGGCAATCTGTTCGGCGCGTTGAGGATTGCGCAGGCGATCAAGGCACAATCACCACATATCGTCGTTGTCCTGGGCGGCGGATATGTGAACACCGAACTGAGACGACTCGAAGACCCACGACTGTTCCGGTACGTGGATTATGTGACGCTCGACGACGGGGAACGCCCCTTCCTCTGCCTCCTGGAACACCTGGCGGGCGGGCGGCCGGAGCCCCTGCTCCGGCGGACGTTTCTCTGCAGAGACGGGCGCGTCATATTTCGAGACGGCAGTCAGGAACCGGACATTCCAATGCATGAGCTCGGCCGACCGACCTATGCCGGACTCCCGCTGACCGATTACCTCTCGATCCTCGACAGCCTGAACCCCATGCATCGGCTCTGGTCGGAAGGCCATTGGAACAAGTTGACCGTGGCGCACGGCTGCTATTGGAAGCAGTGCACGTTTTGCGATGTCGGGCTGAACTATATCTCGCGCTATGAGATGACGCCGACCGACGTCCTGATCGACCAGATCGAGGCGTTGATTCAAGAAACCGGGCAACGGGGCTTCCATTTCGTCGATGAGGCCGCACCGCCGGCCGCGCTCAAATCCCTGGCCCTTCGCCTGCTGGAAACCGGCCTGACCATTTCCTGGTGGGGGAACATTCGATTCGAAGAGGCGTTCTCCCCCGATTTGGCAAGGCTGCTGGCGGCATCCGGTTGCATCGCCCTCACCGCCGGGCTCGAAGCCGCATCGGATCGCTTGCTCGAACGGATGAAGAAAGGGATTACGGTAGACCAAACGGCGCGGGTGGCGGCGGCCTTTCGCCAGGCCGGCATCCTGGTGCATGCCTATCTCATGTACGGGTGTCCCGGCGAGACCATCGCCGACACGGTCGATTCACTGGAACGTGTGCGGCAACTGTTCGCGAACCATCTGCTGCAGTCCGCCTTCTGGCACAAATTTACGGCCACCGCCCACAGTCCCATCGGGCTCAACCCGGCCGCGGAAGGCCTCACGATCCTCGGCCCGACCTTCGCAGGGTTTGCCGAAAACGATCTCCGCCACGCCGACCCCAACGCCACCTGCCCACCCTGGCTCGGCGAAGGCCTGCGCGCCGCCTTGCTCAACTACATGGAACAGGCCGGATTCGATATTCCGGCCCAACGCTGGTTCTCACATCGGGTGAAACCGCCTCGGGTGACGAAGACCTGGCTCACGCAGGCGCTGGCGACTTCCTCCGACGTGCCACTGACCGCCGAACGACGTTGCGTCTGGATCGGCGGCCGGCCTGTGATCGCGGCAACCGGACGTACCCGCACCAGGATCATCCTCCCGACACGCACCGAAGATTTTACGATCAGCCTGGCGTCTCCGCACACCGAATGGTTGCTCCGCTTCCTGCACGCATCGACGCCTTCGCCCCGCCGGACGAATCACGACTACCCCCGTCTCGCCGAAGTCCGTGATCACTTTCCGGTCGCCGGCACGCGCGGATTCGACCGATTCAGCAGGAGCGCCGCCTGGCAGTCGATCCGCCAAGCGGGCCTCCTCCTGGTCTGA
- a CDS encoding ribulose 1,5-bisphosphate carboxylase large subunit, with product MPNHSSRNTDLQFSGERFSVEYRLHGSAADARRRADLLCIDQTVEAADHVIPSGIIRDQLLGRVIQLEAITPESHRAVISFPVELLDGTMSALLHMIIGMAGLQGQIRVTDLSLSDAVASRWTRPRYGSRGLRDLLRVPRRPLICAVLKPLGYSPRQLAELAHEFALGEVDLIKDDQSLRDHTFCRFEERVARCAEAIAKASRQTGKRCLYAPHISGPWPSLVEQAAKATQAGAGALLLCPGLTGFDAMASLAQLSSLSLPLLAHPDFLGSHYVTSDCGIAPAVLFGLLPRLAGADITIYPTYGLNYPISEEDCRQIAAACRRALGGCPPILPTAAGRMTASRIREMITLYGSDLVFILGSDLRREPTHIHSACLDFLRLVEAETCASP from the coding sequence ATGCCGAACCATTCAAGTCGGAATACCGATCTGCAATTTTCAGGAGAGCGCTTTTCTGTGGAGTATCGTCTGCACGGATCGGCTGCCGATGCACGCAGGCGGGCAGACCTGCTCTGCATCGACCAGACGGTCGAAGCGGCCGATCATGTCATTCCCTCCGGAATCATTCGAGATCAGCTTCTGGGTCGGGTGATTCAGCTTGAGGCAATCACCCCCGAATCTCACCGCGCCGTGATCAGTTTCCCCGTCGAACTGCTCGACGGGACCATGAGCGCGCTCCTTCACATGATCATCGGCATGGCCGGCCTGCAGGGACAGATCCGCGTCACGGACCTCTCATTGTCCGATGCGGTCGCGTCCCGGTGGACGCGGCCTCGATACGGCTCGCGTGGCCTCCGCGACCTGCTGCGAGTCCCCCGACGTCCGCTGATCTGCGCGGTATTGAAGCCGCTCGGGTATTCTCCACGGCAGCTGGCTGAGCTGGCCCACGAGTTCGCCCTGGGTGAGGTGGATCTGATCAAAGACGACCAGAGTCTGCGCGATCATACTTTTTGTCGATTCGAGGAGCGGGTCGCCCGTTGCGCCGAAGCCATCGCCAAGGCCTCGCGCCAGACCGGAAAACGGTGTCTCTATGCGCCGCATATCTCCGGCCCCTGGCCCTCGCTCGTGGAACAGGCCGCCAAGGCAACGCAAGCGGGCGCGGGTGCGCTCCTGCTCTGTCCCGGCCTGACCGGCTTTGACGCCATGGCGTCCCTGGCTCAGCTTTCCTCATTGTCGCTGCCCCTCCTCGCCCATCCGGACTTTCTCGGAAGCCACTATGTGACGTCGGACTGCGGCATCGCTCCCGCAGTTCTGTTCGGTCTTCTCCCGAGGCTGGCCGGCGCCGATATCACCATCTACCCGACCTATGGCCTGAACTACCCGATATCGGAAGAGGACTGTCGTCAGATTGCCGCGGCATGCCGGCGAGCACTCGGTGGCTGTCCCCCCATTCTCCCGACCGCCGCAGGAAGAATGACCGCGTCGCGCATTCGCGAGATGATCACCCTCTACGGTTCGGACCTCGTCTTTATTCTCGGCAGCGACCTACGACGAGAGCCGACACACATCCACTCTGCCTGTCTGGATTTTCTTCGCCTTGTCGAAGCGGAGACATGCGCATCCCCCTGA
- the msrB gene encoding peptide-methionine (R)-S-oxide reductase MsrB, whose amino-acid sequence MPPKIEIGDIIKVTKTDDEWKKLLSPAAYQVLRHEDTERAFTSPLHENHQTGTYYCAGCDLPAYSSEHKFDSGTGWPSFWQPIDPKVVEKRTDSRFFMTRVEVHCARCGGHQGHVFDDGPRPTGLRYCINGVSLKFVPA is encoded by the coding sequence ATGCCGCCCAAAATTGAAATCGGGGACATCATAAAAGTGACCAAGACCGACGACGAATGGAAGAAACTGCTCTCGCCCGCGGCCTATCAGGTCCTGCGGCATGAAGATACGGAACGGGCCTTTACCAGTCCGCTCCACGAAAATCACCAGACGGGCACCTATTATTGCGCAGGCTGTGACCTGCCCGCCTATTCCTCGGAACATAAGTTCGATAGCGGCACCGGCTGGCCAAGCTTCTGGCAACCGATCGACCCCAAGGTGGTGGAGAAACGTACGGACTCCAGATTTTTCATGACGCGGGTGGAAGTTCACTGCGCCCGCTGTGGCGGCCACCAAGGACATGTCTTCGATGACGGTCCCAGACCTACCGGCCTCCGCTACTGCATCAACGGCGTTTCACTGAAGTTCGTTCCGGCCTGA
- a CDS encoding DUF3391 domain-containing protein, giving the protein MALLRTSDETSKLDTSDTLVLRPEHLRLGMYVDLNCSWFKHPFPRRSFKLTSQHQITTIKGLGLATVLVYPRESDPETDEEGNAIQPTPSSSGVSEAAAQTRAAEAGAEPEAPTPAEEEQPTHGDYHQAVELASTAYRQMLDQSSQMMKNLVSGSEEGLRHAQSMIGGLSTLLTNTEAAGTVASAFDPEEIANANLLHALNVATLSMIVAQQFDIDQEALQLIGMAGLLLDVGEQRIPRHILQNRARRSEVENVKYQLHPYLGVEMLRRFPGFPEEVLDVIRSHHERLDGSGYPEKLKGDQISLPTRIVSAVDHYEALVNSFHPEDALSPSEALATMYKHQQRLFSPEVLIAMIQSLGVFPPGTVVSLTDGSFGQVLNINFKYRLKPLVLLHDQAAPADQPHTIDLQTEPELSILRAIPRGELPANVVEYFRIKRWTGYFVQSSMRAA; this is encoded by the coding sequence ATGGCGCTGCTTCGAACCTCAGACGAAACATCCAAACTCGACACGTCCGACACCTTGGTGCTCCGTCCGGAGCATCTCCGCCTGGGCATGTATGTCGACCTGAATTGCTCCTGGTTCAAGCATCCCTTCCCACGCCGGTCGTTCAAACTCACCTCCCAACATCAGATCACGACAATCAAAGGCCTTGGATTGGCCACCGTATTGGTCTACCCGCGGGAATCGGACCCGGAGACGGACGAAGAGGGCAACGCAATCCAGCCGACTCCTTCGTCGAGCGGCGTTTCGGAAGCGGCCGCGCAGACCCGCGCAGCCGAGGCCGGCGCCGAACCGGAGGCTCCGACCCCGGCCGAAGAAGAGCAGCCCACCCATGGCGACTACCACCAGGCGGTCGAACTCGCCTCCACCGCCTATCGGCAGATGCTGGATCAGAGTTCGCAGATGATGAAAAACCTCGTCAGCGGATCAGAGGAGGGATTGCGGCACGCGCAGTCCATGATCGGCGGGCTCAGCACGCTCTTGACCAACACGGAAGCCGCCGGCACGGTCGCAAGCGCCTTCGACCCGGAAGAGATCGCCAACGCCAACCTGTTGCATGCCCTCAATGTGGCGACGCTATCCATGATCGTGGCGCAGCAATTCGACATCGACCAGGAGGCGCTCCAACTGATCGGCATGGCCGGACTGCTCCTCGACGTGGGTGAGCAACGCATCCCGCGTCACATCCTGCAGAACCGTGCCCGTCGTTCAGAAGTCGAGAATGTGAAATATCAGCTGCATCCCTACCTTGGGGTCGAGATGCTCAGACGATTCCCCGGGTTTCCCGAGGAAGTGCTGGATGTCATCCGCAGCCACCATGAACGGCTCGATGGGTCCGGCTACCCCGAGAAACTCAAGGGCGACCAAATCTCGCTCCCCACCAGGATCGTGAGCGCTGTGGACCACTACGAGGCGCTCGTCAATAGCTTTCATCCTGAAGACGCCCTTTCGCCGTCGGAAGCGTTGGCGACGATGTACAAGCATCAACAGCGACTGTTTTCGCCGGAAGTCCTGATCGCGATGATCCAATCGCTGGGCGTGTTTCCGCCCGGAACCGTCGTGTCGCTGACCGACGGCTCGTTCGGACAGGTGCTCAATATCAATTTCAAATACCGTCTCAAGCCCCTCGTGCTGCTGCACGACCAGGCTGCCCCCGCCGATCAACCCCACACCATCGATCTCCAAACAGAGCCGGAACTCAGCATTCTTCGGGCTATCCCGAGGGGCGAGTTGCCGGCGAATGTGGTCGAGTACTTTCGCATCAAGCGATGGACCGGCTACTTCGTCCAATCGTCCATGCGCGCCGCCTAG
- a CDS encoding DsbA family protein, whose product MSRIRLYSDFNCPFCYAMHERLHSFGVMDRISWQGVQHAPHLPVPMAGWAGHLAAELKQEVQMVRRLAPELPIAVPPGKPNTGRAIAASARALHIDPLRGGEFVRSLYRSFWVDGQDLSDEMVLQREAERQGFAPAQIVGTEATTVDAILRAWNDQWAEADHQGVPLLQRPDGTLLVGLMPADVLEEFLSGK is encoded by the coding sequence ATGAGCCGCATTCGGTTGTACAGCGATTTTAACTGTCCCTTTTGTTATGCGATGCATGAACGCCTCCATTCATTTGGCGTAATGGATCGGATTTCCTGGCAGGGGGTCCAGCATGCACCGCATCTGCCGGTCCCGATGGCTGGGTGGGCAGGGCACCTGGCAGCTGAATTGAAGCAGGAGGTGCAGATGGTCCGCCGGCTCGCGCCCGAGTTGCCGATCGCTGTGCCGCCGGGAAAACCCAATACCGGGCGGGCGATTGCCGCGTCTGCGCGCGCGCTTCACATTGACCCGCTTCGGGGCGGGGAGTTTGTGCGATCGTTGTATCGGTCGTTCTGGGTGGACGGCCAGGATCTCTCCGATGAGATGGTGCTACAGCGGGAGGCCGAACGTCAGGGGTTTGCCCCCGCGCAGATTGTCGGCACAGAGGCCACCACCGTAGATGCGATTCTTCGGGCCTGGAATGATCAGTGGGCTGAGGCGGATCATCAAGGCGTGCCGCTCCTGCAACGCCCGGACGGAACGTTGCTCGTCGGCCTGATGCCGGCGGATGTCCTCGAAGAATTTCTCTCCGGGAAATAG
- the lon gene encoding endopeptidase La yields the protein MNESNAPILTHLPVLPLKRTVLFPGTMMPLTVGRDRSIAAVEAALKTEDKTLLVVAQRDAQTDQPTLEDLYPIGTKAVIKQTARTPEGHYNILIQGLERFVLLKLDQLDPYLQARVKQLAPPSEQSTEVEALHRAILDIITELPKLIQTPGVHEAVAALGTEEDPVVLAYRIASLLNLTLDGEQQLLAAPTRVDLLRGLYAALSREVQILQLRDKITSEAREKLGKTQREYLLREQLKTIQQELGEGNGEEDEVGALRTKIQEADLPEHVRKETDRELARLAKTPSASPEHQVIRSYLELVLELPWKKSSEEGLDLAHVRQVLNEDHYGIKEVKERIVEHLAVLKLNPSAKAPILCLVGPPGVGKTSLGQSIAKSMGRTFERFSLGGLHDEGELRGHRRTYVGALPGRIIQAVRRAGVNNPVIMLDEVDKLGRDFRGDPAAALLEILDPAQNHTFRDHYLDLPFDLSKVFFITTANTLETLSQPLLDRMEIIRLNGYSEREKREIALRYLWPRRLKEAGLRAEEVNLPDAVLDHIIGRYTRESGVRQLEQMLGRITRKVAVTFADRPADAPASPVDITQPLLDEWLGQERFQPEEARKNLPAGVATGLAWTPTGGDVLYIETTLLPGSHELTLTGQLGDVMQESARAARSYLWSHAESMGLDISRFKRNGVHIHVPSGAIPKDGPSAGITMATALASAYVGKPVRSDTAMTGEISLTGLVLPVGGIKEKVLAAHRAGIRRIILPKANEKDLKEVPQEVRDELTVIPVERIEEVLPAAFNQDTASSPERGEPLASATAS from the coding sequence ATGAACGAATCGAATGCCCCGATACTCACGCATCTGCCCGTGCTGCCCTTGAAGCGGACGGTGTTGTTCCCCGGCACGATGATGCCCCTGACCGTCGGCCGGGACCGTTCCATCGCTGCGGTCGAGGCGGCGTTGAAGACCGAAGACAAAACGCTCCTGGTCGTGGCCCAGCGAGATGCGCAAACCGATCAGCCTACGCTGGAAGACCTCTACCCCATCGGCACCAAGGCCGTGATCAAGCAGACGGCTCGAACGCCGGAAGGGCACTACAACATTTTAATCCAGGGGCTGGAGCGGTTCGTGCTGCTGAAGCTCGACCAGCTGGATCCGTATCTCCAGGCCCGTGTGAAACAGCTTGCGCCGCCGAGTGAGCAGAGCACGGAAGTCGAAGCCCTGCATCGGGCTATTCTGGACATCATCACCGAATTGCCGAAACTGATCCAGACTCCCGGCGTGCATGAAGCGGTCGCCGCCCTGGGCACGGAAGAAGATCCCGTGGTCCTGGCCTATCGCATCGCATCCTTGCTGAATCTCACCTTGGACGGCGAGCAGCAATTGCTGGCGGCGCCTACCCGGGTCGATCTCTTGCGCGGGCTCTATGCGGCGCTGTCGCGGGAAGTCCAGATTCTCCAGTTGCGCGACAAGATCACCAGCGAAGCCAGGGAAAAACTAGGTAAGACACAGAGGGAATATCTCCTCCGCGAGCAGCTCAAGACGATTCAACAGGAGCTGGGAGAAGGGAACGGGGAAGAAGATGAAGTCGGCGCGCTGAGAACCAAGATTCAGGAAGCCGATCTCCCAGAACATGTCCGCAAAGAGACGGACCGTGAGCTGGCGCGCCTCGCCAAGACGCCGAGCGCGTCGCCCGAGCATCAGGTGATCCGGAGCTATTTGGAACTGGTGCTCGAGCTGCCGTGGAAGAAGTCCTCGGAGGAAGGACTCGATCTCGCCCATGTCCGTCAGGTGTTGAATGAGGATCACTACGGCATCAAGGAAGTGAAGGAACGCATCGTGGAGCATCTGGCGGTCTTGAAGTTGAACCCGTCCGCCAAGGCGCCGATCCTCTGCCTCGTCGGCCCTCCCGGTGTGGGAAAAACCAGTTTGGGGCAGTCCATCGCCAAGTCCATGGGGCGCACGTTCGAGCGTTTCAGTCTCGGCGGATTGCATGACGAAGGCGAATTGCGCGGCCACCGCCGTACCTATGTCGGGGCTCTTCCCGGCCGGATCATTCAGGCAGTGCGGCGAGCCGGCGTGAACAATCCGGTCATCATGCTGGACGAAGTGGATAAACTCGGACGCGATTTCCGCGGGGATCCCGCGGCGGCCTTGCTGGAGATTCTGGACCCGGCGCAGAACCATACTTTCCGGGACCACTATCTCGATCTGCCGTTCGATCTGTCGAAAGTGTTTTTCATTACGACGGCGAACACGCTGGAGACGCTCTCGCAACCTCTGCTCGACCGTATGGAAATCATCCGGTTGAACGGGTACAGCGAGCGGGAGAAACGGGAAATCGCCCTGCGGTACCTCTGGCCGAGACGGTTGAAGGAGGCCGGCCTGCGAGCCGAAGAAGTGAATCTTCCCGACGCCGTGCTGGACCATATCATCGGCCGCTATACCAGAGAATCGGGCGTACGGCAGCTGGAACAGATGTTGGGCCGCATTACGAGAAAGGTCGCCGTGACCTTCGCGGATCGGCCGGCCGATGCTCCGGCGAGCCCCGTGGACATCACGCAGCCGCTTCTGGACGAGTGGCTCGGACAGGAACGATTCCAGCCGGAAGAGGCGCGAAAGAATCTGCCGGCCGGAGTCGCCACCGGTCTGGCCTGGACTCCGACAGGCGGCGACGTGCTCTATATCGAGACGACCCTCCTGCCCGGCAGTCACGAGCTGACGCTGACGGGACAGTTAGGCGATGTCATGCAGGAGTCGGCACGCGCGGCGCGCAGCTACCTCTGGTCGCATGCCGAGAGCATGGGGCTGGACATCTCGCGCTTCAAACGCAACGGGGTACACATCCACGTGCCGTCGGGTGCGATTCCCAAAGACGGGCCCTCGGCCGGAATCACCATGGCGACCGCGCTGGCTTCGGCCTATGTCGGCAAGCCGGTACGCAGCGACACGGCGATGACCGGAGAGATCAGCCTGACCGGGTTGGTGCTGCCGGTCGGCGGGATCAAGGAAAAAGTCCTGGCTGCGCATCGTGCCGGCATCCGGCGGATCATCCTGCCGAAGGCCAACGAGAAGGACCTGAAAGAAGTCCCGCAGGAAGTGCGCGATGAACTCACGGTCATTCCAGTGGAACGGATCGAGGAGGTGCTCCCGGCGGCGTTCAATCAGGATACGGCGTCCTCACCCGAACGCGGCGAACCGTTGGCGAGCGCGACCGCCTCGTAA
- a CDS encoding outer membrane beta-barrel protein translates to MKSAQWFLAAFILSCSLFETHHAVASAAEPAPGAAKALATSPEATQAGEKTEFYVSVYLQGSRPLNRPVRLQEDPFANTDVQGGLGGGLKVGIFPAFAGRFVGLEADLSGLDGKVNAPSATTGGVTRSANFRLQSINVMANVLLRYPGETVQPYIGIGAGLSGGFARDLNLQHSTIGTVHENAADGAFAYQFLGGVRANVTERMFLFTEYKYFVANYQWESEVASGARGPSFTMNYRAHIISGGIGFTF, encoded by the coding sequence ATGAAATCAGCGCAATGGTTCCTCGCCGCGTTCATATTAAGCTGTTCGTTGTTCGAGACACATCATGCCGTTGCGTCGGCAGCGGAACCGGCTCCCGGCGCAGCCAAGGCTCTGGCAACATCTCCCGAGGCCACACAGGCCGGGGAGAAAACCGAGTTCTATGTCAGTGTCTATCTCCAGGGAAGCCGGCCGCTGAATCGTCCGGTGAGGCTGCAGGAGGATCCCTTCGCGAATACCGACGTGCAGGGCGGGTTGGGAGGCGGGTTGAAAGTCGGAATATTTCCCGCGTTTGCCGGCCGGTTCGTCGGATTGGAGGCGGACCTGTCCGGACTCGATGGCAAGGTCAATGCGCCTTCGGCCACGACCGGCGGTGTGACGAGGAGCGCGAATTTCCGTCTCCAGTCCATCAACGTCATGGCGAATGTCTTGCTGCGGTACCCCGGCGAGACGGTTCAACCGTATATCGGCATCGGTGCAGGGTTGTCCGGAGGGTTTGCGCGGGATTTGAATCTCCAGCACAGCACTATCGGCACGGTGCATGAGAATGCCGCCGACGGCGCCTTCGCCTATCAGTTTCTCGGCGGGGTGCGCGCCAACGTCACTGAACGCATGTTCCTCTTTACGGAATACAAATATTTTGTGGCGAATTATCAGTGGGAGAGTGAAGTCGCGAGCGGTGCGCGCGGTCCGTCATTCACCATGAACTATCGAGCACACATTATCTCCGGCGGCATCGGCTTTACCTTCTAG
- a CDS encoding peroxiredoxin, translating to MGLRLGDDAPNFTAETTEGTINFHEWLGGGWGILFSHPKDYTPVCTTELGYMARIKGEFDKRGVKILAISVDPLDSHRGWTKDINETQNCTVSYPIIADPEKKVADLYDMIHPNSLDSMTVRSVFVIGPDKKIKLMLTYPASCGRNFDELLRVVDSLQLTAKYKVATPVNWKDGQDCIITPAVNDAEAKTLFPKGFKSIKPYLRLTPQPNK from the coding sequence ATGGGACTACGATTGGGCGACGATGCCCCAAACTTTACAGCTGAGACGACGGAAGGGACGATCAACTTTCATGAATGGCTGGGCGGCGGGTGGGGGATTCTGTTTTCACACCCGAAGGATTATACCCCCGTCTGCACGACGGAATTGGGGTATATGGCGAGGATCAAAGGGGAGTTCGATAAGCGTGGCGTCAAGATTCTCGCCATCAGCGTGGACCCGTTGGATTCGCATCGCGGCTGGACCAAGGACATCAACGAAACTCAGAATTGTACGGTCAGTTACCCGATCATTGCCGACCCGGAGAAGAAGGTCGCCGATCTGTATGACATGATCCACCCGAACTCGCTGGATAGCATGACCGTGCGATCGGTCTTCGTGATCGGGCCGGATAAGAAGATCAAGTTGATGCTGACCTACCCGGCCTCCTGCGGGAGGAATTTCGACGAATTGCTGCGCGTGGTGGATTCCCTGCAGCTGACGGCGAAATACAAGGTGGCGACCCCGGTGAACTGGAAGGACGGGCAGGATTGCATCATCACGCCGGCGGTGAACGATGCCGAAGCCAAGACGCTGTTTCCGAAGGGCTTCAAATCGATCAAGCCCTATCTTCGGCTGACTCCGCAGCCCAATAAGTAG
- a CDS encoding cyclase family protein translates to MVPKQQVRPWMMRVPVAGRWVLVMVLSGWSAADAAQRFVDLTYTFDETTQVWPANPPFHRDSTERGGTPTEKWYATGQVALSEHAGTHMDAPVHFAQGQAGIDGIPVDRLIGPAVVIDVRAAVAADRDYRLSLSDIHRWESAHNRIPTGAIVLVLTGWGVYWKDRERYFGSATPDVPTSLHFPGFSQEVAEFLVTERHISGIGIDTASIDYGPSQDFVVHRIVNGAGLYGLENVARLDEVPASGATVMALPMKIADGTGAPVRIIAILP, encoded by the coding sequence ATGGTTCCAAAGCAACAAGTCAGGCCGTGGATGATGCGAGTGCCGGTTGCGGGTCGATGGGTCCTGGTGATGGTGCTGAGTGGCTGGAGTGCCGCCGACGCGGCGCAACGATTCGTGGACCTGACCTACACGTTCGATGAGACCACTCAAGTCTGGCCTGCCAATCCTCCCTTTCATCGTGACTCGACCGAACGGGGAGGTACGCCGACGGAAAAGTGGTACGCCACAGGGCAGGTGGCGCTGTCCGAGCATGCCGGAACGCACATGGATGCGCCCGTTCATTTTGCGCAGGGGCAAGCGGGAATCGATGGCATTCCGGTCGACCGCCTCATCGGCCCTGCGGTGGTCATCGATGTTCGCGCTGCGGTGGCGGCAGATCGCGACTATCGACTCTCCTTGTCGGATATCCATCGATGGGAGTCTGCGCACAATAGGATTCCGACGGGGGCCATTGTCCTGGTGCTCACGGGATGGGGTGTGTACTGGAAGGATCGTGAACGGTATTTCGGCAGCGCCACGCCGGATGTGCCGACGTCGCTACATTTCCCGGGTTTCTCACAGGAAGTCGCGGAGTTTCTGGTGACGGAACGACATATCTCCGGAATCGGAATTGATACAGCCAGCATCGATTATGGTCCCTCGCAGGATTTTGTGGTGCACCGGATCGTGAACGGAGCCGGCCTCTATGGGCTGGAGAATGTGGCGCGACTGGATGAAGTCCCCGCCTCGGGTGCCACGGTTATGGCGCTCCCGATGAAAATTGCCGATGGAACAGGGGCGCCGGTTCGTATCATCGCCATTCTTCCTTAG